From Cellulomonas chengniuliangii, the proteins below share one genomic window:
- a CDS encoding glycosyltransferase family 4 protein, with translation MTARVDVHVLTPGDHFSPRTGSAIPTVVDGLCRAVQPGAPRPRAVVARGTYPERYSSAEVVDYAPVGPRPWDRYADLALARAAGARPGARRLLRPTVAEQAGWPPSVVLAHNAPQLVPLVREPHRAVLYAHNLLLRTYSRREAARVLGGARAIVCVSRALAEQTRDRLPPGLADRVHVVRNGVDTRQFHPRADPARGERLRVVFVGRMIRDKGADVLLDAAGMLRRRDVEVTLVGSQNFDAGAAPSAYERELRARAAGLGDRVRLLPFMPRVQVAALCRASDVLVVPSRWAEPFALTVMEGMASGVPVVASRIGGIPEVMGPAGLQVRPGDPADLAEAIDALASDEPWRLRLGIEARAWAEAHDWSWARSRLDTVLTGID, from the coding sequence ATGACGGCCAGGGTGGACGTGCACGTGCTGACGCCGGGCGACCACTTCTCCCCCCGCACCGGCTCGGCCATTCCCACCGTGGTGGACGGCCTGTGCCGGGCCGTCCAGCCGGGAGCCCCGCGCCCGCGCGCGGTCGTCGCGCGCGGCACCTACCCGGAGCGGTACTCGAGCGCAGAGGTGGTCGACTACGCGCCCGTCGGCCCGCGGCCCTGGGACAGGTATGCCGACCTGGCGCTGGCCCGGGCCGCCGGAGCGCGGCCCGGGGCGCGCCGCCTGCTGCGCCCGACCGTCGCCGAGCAGGCGGGCTGGCCCCCGTCGGTGGTGCTCGCGCACAACGCGCCCCAGCTGGTCCCGCTGGTGCGCGAGCCGCACCGCGCGGTGCTGTACGCGCACAACCTGCTGCTGCGCACGTACTCCCGTCGCGAGGCCGCCCGGGTGCTGGGCGGCGCCCGCGCCATCGTCTGCGTGAGCCGCGCGCTCGCCGAGCAGACCCGCGACCGGCTCCCCCCAGGACTGGCCGACCGCGTCCACGTGGTGCGCAACGGCGTCGACACGCGCCAGTTCCATCCGCGCGCGGACCCGGCGCGCGGCGAGCGGCTGCGCGTGGTGTTCGTGGGCCGGATGATCCGCGACAAGGGCGCCGACGTGCTGCTCGACGCTGCGGGGATGCTCCGTCGGCGGGACGTCGAGGTGACGTTGGTGGGCAGCCAGAACTTCGACGCCGGGGCGGCGCCGTCGGCGTACGAGCGCGAGCTGCGGGCCCGGGCGGCGGGGTTGGGCGACCGTGTCCGCCTGCTGCCGTTCATGCCGCGGGTCCAGGTCGCCGCGCTGTGCCGCGCGTCGGACGTGCTGGTGGTCCCGTCCCGGTGGGCCGAGCCGTTCGCGCTCACCGTCATGGAGGGCATGGCCAGCGGGGTGCCGGTGGTCGCGAGCCGCATCGGCGGCATCCCCGAGGTGATGGGTCCGGCGGGGCTGCAGGTGCGGCCCGGCGATCCGGCGGACCTGGCCGAGGCGATCGACGCGCTCGCGTCGGACGAGCCATGGCGGCTGCGGCTCGGGATCGAGGCGCGCGCCTGGGCCGAGGCGCACGACTGGTCCTGGGCACGCAGTCGCCTGGACACCGTCCTGACGGGGATCGACTGA
- a CDS encoding glycosyltransferase family 2 protein: MAATNGIRATVGVPVFNGERYLPQALASVCAQDEADLDIVISDNGSTDGTEEICREVARADPRVRYHRHEVNRGGAWNFNTVLRLAQGPYFTWAAADDIRRPGFVRRCLEVFAESDPSTVLVYPRTQIIDARGQVTEDLNDADLACDEPTPHERIGHFLRAQAAHIFYGLHRTDVLRSTRGIRRTVGNDMVVLTELACRGPFALAPDQLFWQRRHSEQFSVRLAGQVAWHAPGADVRFAFPHTKVSWELCTAITSSPIPAAEKARCLATVPVAWTLPRWRGPASDVRNALGVPPLSAVRARGAR; encoded by the coding sequence ATGGCAGCGACGAACGGGATCCGCGCGACGGTGGGCGTCCCGGTGTTCAACGGCGAGCGGTACCTGCCGCAGGCGCTCGCCTCGGTGTGCGCGCAGGACGAGGCGGACCTCGACATCGTGATCTCCGACAACGGGTCCACCGACGGCACCGAGGAGATCTGCCGCGAGGTGGCCCGGGCCGACCCGCGGGTGCGCTACCACCGGCACGAGGTCAACCGGGGCGGCGCGTGGAACTTCAACACCGTGCTGCGGCTCGCGCAGGGGCCGTACTTCACCTGGGCCGCCGCCGACGACATCCGCCGCCCGGGCTTCGTGCGGCGCTGCCTCGAGGTGTTCGCGGAGTCCGACCCCTCAACGGTGCTGGTGTACCCCCGCACGCAGATCATCGACGCCCGCGGCCAGGTCACCGAGGACCTCAACGACGCCGACCTGGCCTGCGACGAGCCGACGCCGCACGAGCGCATCGGGCACTTCCTGCGGGCGCAGGCCGCGCACATCTTCTACGGGCTGCACCGCACCGACGTGCTGCGCAGCACCCGGGGCATCCGGCGGACGGTCGGCAACGACATGGTGGTCCTCACCGAGCTGGCCTGTCGGGGACCGTTCGCGCTGGCGCCCGACCAGCTGTTCTGGCAGCGGCGGCACAGCGAGCAGTTCTCGGTGCGGCTCGCCGGGCAGGTCGCCTGGCACGCGCCCGGCGCCGACGTGCGGTTCGCGTTCCCGCACACCAAGGTCAGCTGGGAGCTGTGCACCGCGATCACGTCCTCGCCGATCCCGGCCGCCGAGAAGGCGCGCTGCCTGGCGACGGTCCCGGTGGCGTGGACCCTGCCCCGCTGGCGCGGGCCCGCCTCGGACGTGCGGAACGCGCTCGGCGTGCCGCCCCTCAGCGCCGTCCGGGCCCGGGGCGCGCGATGA